The sequence CGTCGTGGCCGAGGGGCTGGAGACGGGCCGCCCCGTGCGCGAGATCATGACCGCCGATCCGCTTAGCCTGCCGCCCGACGCCATCGGCTCCGACGTGCTCAATGCGATGATGGAGCGGGGCATCGGCCATATCCCGATCACGCAGAATGGCGCGCCGGTTGGGATCATCACGCAGACGGATCTCACGCGGTTCCAGGCCGACAGCTCCGCCACGCTGATCGGCGACATCGCGGCGGGTGAGAGCGCGGATGCGCTGGCCGCGATCACTGCGCGCATCCCGCGCCTGCTGGTCCAACTCGTCGCTTCCGGCAACCGGCATGAAGTCGTCACGCGCCTCATCACCGACATCACCGACGCCGTCACCCGCCGCCTGCTGAAACTGGCGGAGGCGGAGCTCGGCCCGCCGCCCGCCCCCTATCTCTGGCTCGCCTGCGGCAGCCAGGGGCGGCAGGAGCAGACGGGCGTGAGCGATCAGGACAACTGCATGATCCTCGACGACGGCGCAGACCCGAACGATCCTTATTTCGCGGAGCTTGCCAGGCGGGTCAGCGACGGGCTCGATCGCTGCGGCTATTTCTACTGCCCCGGCGACATGATGGCGACGAACCCGCGTTGGCGGCAGCCACTCTCCGTCTGGCGCAGCTACTTTCAAGGCTGGATCGACAAGCCCGATCCGATGGCGCAGATGCTCGCCTCCGTCATGTTCGACCTGCGCCCCATCGGCGGGACGACATCGCTCTTCAACGGCCTGCAGGCGGAGACGCTGGCGGCCGCCTCGAAGAACTCGATCTTCGTCGCGCACATGGTCTCCAACTCGCTGAAGCACCATCCGCCGCTGAGCCTGTTGCGCGGGATCGCGACGGCCCGCTCAGGCGCGCATCGCAACCGGGTGGACCTGAAGCTGAACGGCGTCGTTCCGGTCGTCGATCTCGGCCGGGTCTATGCCCTGCGCGGCCAGCTCACCGCCGCCAACACCCGCGCCCGACTGGTGGCCGCTCGGGAGTCCGGTGTCGTAAGCCAACGCGGCGGACAGGACCTGATCGACGCCTACGACCTGATTGCCATGGCCCGCCTCGAACATCAGGCGAGCCGAATCCGCGCTGGAGAAGCGCCGGACAACTATCTGCCACCAAAGGAGCTTTCGGAATTCGAGCGCAGCCACCTTCGCGATGCATTCGTGGTGGTCCGCTCCATGCAATCGGCCGCGACACAAGGCCAGGGCGTGCTGTAAACTCGCCCAAAGGGAGGAAAATATGCTCTTCGAGCTGATTGCGACGGTCACGGCCGGCTTCGCCGCTGCCGGGCTTGTCCTGCTCATCCGTCGTTTCGTCACCCTGCCCCGCTGGGCGATGCCCGCGGGTGCGGGGCTCGCCATGCTCGCCTTCGCGATCTGGTCGGAATACTCGTGGTTCGACCGGACCACCGGCGGCCTGCCCGACGGGATCGAGGTCGCCCGCACGGTGGAGAGCACCGCGCCCTGGCGCCCGTGGACCTACGCCGCGCCCTTTGTCGATCGGTTCATCGCGGTGGATCTCGCTTCCGTCCGGACCAACGAGGCGGTGCCGGACCAGCGGATGGTCGACCTCCTCGTCTTCCAGCGCTGGACCCCGGTGGGTCGCGTGCGTGCCGTCTTCGACTGCGCAGGCGGGCGACGGGCCGATCTGGTGGAGGGCGTGAGCTTCACCGACGACGGGCGGATCGAAGGGGCCAGGTGGGTCGAGATGGGGCCGGAGGATCCGGTCTTCGCCCAAGCCTGCGCGGGGGTCTGAGCGGTGGGGCCCCGCCGCCGCTTCCTCGCCCTCCTCACCGGTTTCGCGCTCGCGCTCTGCGCGCTCTTCGCCGTGGCCCTCTGGCTCGGCTGGCGGCAGGCGGGCGGGCCGGTGGCGCCGTTCCTCTCCGCTGGGCTGATCGGGGGCTTCGCGGCGCTGCTGCTGACCGCAGGACTGTGGCTGTTCCTCGACGAACAGGTGGTGCGCCCGGCCCTGCGCATCGCCGCCGCCTTCCGCGCGCGGGCGCATGGTGAGACCAAGGGCGCCCTGCCCCCCGCGCCGCATCTGGGCGACCTCGTCCCGGCAGCGACCGCGCTCTGCGACAGCCTCGACGCCGCGCGGGCCGACATGACCGCGCGGCTGGCGGAGGAGACGGCACTGGTGGAGGCCGAGCGTGCGCAGCTGGCCGCCCTCCTCTCAGAGATCCCGATCGCGGTGATGACGGTGAACGCCGCCCACCAGATCACGCTCTACGACCGGCAATGCGTGCACATGCTGGGGCATGTCGCGCCGCTCGGCCTCGACCGCTCCGTCTTCGACTATGTGGAGGAGACGGCCCTGCGCACGGCCCTCGGTGAGCTCGACGCGGCCGCGGGCCGCAACTTCATCGACGTGGAGCTGCCGACCGCCGATGGCAGCGGCCTCGTCAGCACGCGCCTGCGCCCGATCGGGCGCAACCAGGGTTATATGCTCGCCATGGAGGTCGAGAACGCGGTCGTCGCAGAACGCCCGCTGGTCTTCGACTTCGGGCTGATCGACCGGACGCCGGGGGCGGAGCTCGCGGATCGTCCGCTCTCCCACCTCTCCTTCGTGGTGTTCGACAGTGAGACAACGGGGCTCGACCCGGCGAAGGACGCGGTCGTGCAACTTGCCGGAGTGCGCGTGGTCAACGGGCGTGTGGTGGAGGGCGAGGTCTTCGACCACCTCGTCGATCCCGGCCGCCCGATCCCGCCAGTCGCGATCCGCGTGCACGGGGTCACGAACGAGATGGTGGCGGGCGCCCCGCCGCTCGCCAAGATCGGCCACGACTTCCACGAGTTCGCCCGAGGCGCGGTGCTGGTCGCGCACAACGCGCCCTTCGATCTTGCCTTCCTGAAGCGGGAGGAAACGCGGATCGGCAAGTGCTTCGACCATCCGGTGCTCGACACGGTGCTCTTGTCCGCGGCCCTGTTCGGGGAGAGCGAGGAGCATACGCTCGACGCCATCGCCGAGCGGCTCGACGTCGCCATACCGGGTGCTGACCGGCACACGGCGCTCGGTGACGCGCGCGCCACGGCGGAGGTGCTGGTGAAGATGATTCCGATGGCCGAGGGGATGGGCATTCGCACCTTCGGCGAGGCGGTCGAGGTGATGCGCCGCTTCACCCGTCTGCTGCCCGATCTCAACCAGGCCTGAGGGGATGCGGTGCCCCCCGGGGGGGACACCGCGAAAGCTCAAAGCTCGAAGTGATCGGCGGTGAGGCTCGACGCCTCGACCCCCGCAAACCGCACCGAGGTGGAGCCGAGGTCCAGCAGCGCGTCGTCGCCGTTCTGGCTGAGCGCGTCGAACACCTCGTCGATGCCGTCGAGGCGCAGCCGCTCCAGGTTCACCATGTCCACGCCCGCCTCGAAATCGGTGATCGTGTCCTCGCCGCTGCGGCGCGCGAAGATGAAGGTGTCGGCATCGGCGCCGCCGGTGAGCTGGTCGTCGTCGCGCCCACCCCAGAGCCGATCCTCGCCCTCGCCCCCGTCGAGCGTATCCTCACCGCGCCGCCCGAGCATCCGGTCGTCGCCAAGCCCGCCGAGGCCGGTATCGTCGCCACGACCCAGCGAGATCACGTCATCGCCCTCCTTGCCGAAGACGAAATCGTCGTCGCGACCCGTGAAGATCCGCTCGTCGCTCTCGTCCCCGATGATGAAGTCGACCGCGTTCGAGCCGTCGCTCTGCAGCACGTCGACCGGCAGCAGCACACCGTCGAGCACATGGGCGATGCCGTTCGATACCGGGATGTCGAGTGCGATCAGGTTGGGATCGGCCACGTCCGGATCCGCGTCTACAAGGCTCGCGCCGTTCACGCCGAGCGTCGCGCCGTCGAGCAGCGTCGGGATGCTCTCGGCGGCCAGCACGTCCTCGGAGCCAAGGGCGGCCGGGACCACGTGGTAGGAGAGGATATCCGTCAGCAGCCCGATCGGATCGCCCTGGCTCAGCAGCGTCAGCGCATCGACGAGGAAGCCGAACGCCTCGCCCTCATCCTCTCCCTCGAAGCCGAGCGCATTGGTGAGGCCGACGAAGGCCGCATCGTTCGGGGCGAAGACCGTGAGCGCAGCGTCGGGATCGTTCAGCGCGCCGGTGAGCCCTGTGAGTTCGACCGAAGTCAGCAGCAGGTCGAAATCGGTGGCATCCGTGTCGAACGCGCCACCGCTGGCAGCGACGATCCCGGCAAGCGTGGGCAGCTCCGGCTCCGCCGGCTCATTGCCGGGGATGTCGATCGGCAGCAGCACCCGGTCGATGCCCTGGATCGTTCCGTTCTCCGCCGGGATATCCGGAACGACGATGTTCGGGTTGGCCACATCGGGTTCGTTGTCGACGAGTTCGGTGCCCTCCGACCCGAAGGTCGCACCGTCGAGCAGCGTCTGCACGGCCTCGGCGTCGTCGACCTCCTCCGCCGACTTCGCGCCGGGCGAGACGTGGTAGAGGAGCACGTCGGTCAGCAGCGGGATCGGATCGCCGCCGCCAAGCTCGGTCAGCGCGGCGACGATGGCGTCGAAGACCGCGTCCTCGTCGGACGTGTCACCTTGGAAGCCGAGATCGACGGCAAGCTGCGTGAACGCCGCATCCGTCGGGGCGAAGACCGTGACATCGTCCAGCCCGCGCACTGTCTCCGTCAAACCCGCTGCGTCGAGCGCACGGACGAGCAGATCGAAGTCGTCGGAGCCTGCGGCGATGTCCACGATGTTCTCGGGTGCGGGCTCGTTGCCGGGAATGTCGATCGGCAGCAGCACCCGGTCGATACCCTGGATCGTTCCGTTCGCGGCGTTGATGTCGGGGGCCACGATGTTGGGGTTGGCGACGTTGGGCTCGTTGTCGATCAGCTCCGT is a genomic window of Pontivivens ytuae containing:
- a CDS encoding 3'-5' exonuclease, with translation MGPRRRFLALLTGFALALCALFAVALWLGWRQAGGPVAPFLSAGLIGGFAALLLTAGLWLFLDEQVVRPALRIAAAFRARAHGETKGALPPAPHLGDLVPAATALCDSLDAARADMTARLAEETALVEAERAQLAALLSEIPIAVMTVNAAHQITLYDRQCVHMLGHVAPLGLDRSVFDYVEETALRTALGELDAAAGRNFIDVELPTADGSGLVSTRLRPIGRNQGYMLAMEVENAVVAERPLVFDFGLIDRTPGAELADRPLSHLSFVVFDSETTGLDPAKDAVVQLAGVRVVNGRVVEGEVFDHLVDPGRPIPPVAIRVHGVTNEMVAGAPPLAKIGHDFHEFARGAVLVAHNAPFDLAFLKREETRIGKCFDHPVLDTVLLSAALFGESEEHTLDAIAERLDVAIPGADRHTALGDARATAEVLVKMIPMAEGMGIRTFGEAVEVMRRFTRLLPDLNQA
- a CDS encoding fasciclin domain-containing protein, which encodes MPDSRTFNFTAFAESDIGEGQISTGVSFTLPPAPTIQISVTDNDNRLSGDSLLFNERAVDFRGQEATLARFGADEGNGGQIYAERAYEVFDQDGNRFILVEIEQEHGDEDYFTFVNHVPEPGAELMVGHDFNIFGRGVEYSRFGAGEPAPNIVEIAAGSEDFDLVVRALEAAGLVETVQGLTDVTVFAPTDAAFTQLAVDLGFEGDTSDEDAVFDAIVAALTELGGGDPIPLLTDVLLYHVSPGAKTAAEVDTEEAVATLLEGATFGSEGTELIDNEPNVANPNIVAPDINAANGTIQGIDRVLLPIDIPGNEPAPENIVDIAAGSDDFDLLVRALDAAGLTETVRGLDDVTVFAPTDAAFTQLAVDLGFQGDTSDEDAVFDAIVAALTELGGGDPIPLLTDVLLYHVSPGAKSAEEVDDAEAVQTLLDGATFGSEGTELVDNEPDVANPNIVVPDIPAENGTIQGIDRVLLPIDIPGNEPAEPELPTLAGIVAASGGAFDTDATDFDLLLTSVELTGLTGALNDPDAALTVFAPNDAAFVGLTNALGFEGEDEGEAFGFLVDALTLLSQGDPIGLLTDILSYHVVPAALGSEDVLAAESIPTLLDGATLGVNGASLVDADPDVADPNLIALDIPVSNGIAHVLDGVLLPVDVLQSDGSNAVDFIIGDESDERIFTGRDDDFVFGKEGDDVISLGRGDDTGLGGLGDDRMLGRRGEDTLDGGEGEDRLWGGRDDDQLTGGADADTFIFARRSGEDTITDFEAGVDMVNLERLRLDGIDEVFDALSQNGDDALLDLGSTSVRFAGVEASSLTADHFEL
- a CDS encoding DUF294 nucleotidyltransferase-like domain-containing protein; amino-acid sequence: MADASEIATFLSRLAPYSNLTDSTLVPLAAAFERRHIARGDTIYSVGERLDGLYVICDGAVRIDDASGEVLSHLRAGNSFGERGLMQDGIAPTSARATAETDLLLLPAGRFRALVEADESFRDFYARNRAEPLRRAPTLAETRVETLMHGAPLTTAPDTTIAEAARMMRDAHVSSLMIVEGEALAGIITTRDLAGRVVAEGLETGRPVREIMTADPLSLPPDAIGSDVLNAMMERGIGHIPITQNGAPVGIITQTDLTRFQADSSATLIGDIAAGESADALAAITARIPRLLVQLVASGNRHEVVTRLITDITDAVTRRLLKLAEAELGPPPAPYLWLACGSQGRQEQTGVSDQDNCMILDDGADPNDPYFAELARRVSDGLDRCGYFYCPGDMMATNPRWRQPLSVWRSYFQGWIDKPDPMAQMLASVMFDLRPIGGTTSLFNGLQAETLAAASKNSIFVAHMVSNSLKHHPPLSLLRGIATARSGAHRNRVDLKLNGVVPVVDLGRVYALRGQLTAANTRARLVAARESGVVSQRGGQDLIDAYDLIAMARLEHQASRIRAGEAPDNYLPPKELSEFERSHLRDAFVVVRSMQSAATQGQGVL